From Streptomyces griseorubiginosus, one genomic window encodes:
- a CDS encoding RRQRL motif-containing zinc-binding protein, whose protein sequence is MFGKCFDPTGARHGLPTYPWRYAPDGLATKRQLRARGLRPGGQSIAAQILRPRYRRGPLVAYLYRVDRAKPVRPMTPGKRAALAKAMLARRTCPVCRTDAGYVIPGSLGMCVPCAYPDEQRAA, encoded by the coding sequence ATGTTCGGCAAGTGCTTCGACCCGACCGGCGCGCGGCATGGACTGCCCACCTACCCGTGGCGCTACGCCCCGGACGGGCTCGCCACCAAACGGCAGTTACGGGCCCGCGGCTTACGGCCAGGCGGACAGTCCATCGCGGCGCAGATCCTGCGCCCGCGCTACCGGCGCGGCCCACTGGTCGCCTACCTCTACCGCGTCGACCGCGCCAAGCCGGTCCGGCCGATGACGCCCGGCAAGCGGGCCGCGCTCGCCAAAGCGATGCTCGCCCGGCGCACCTGCCCGGTCTGCCGCACCGACGCCGGATACGTCATCCCCGGCTCGCTCGGCATGTGCGTGCCCTGTGCCTACCCCGACGAACAGCGCGCCGCCTGA
- a CDS encoding winged helix-turn-helix domain-containing protein gives MSAEISKDDPRPESEQAADILRQEILRGDIKPGAHVGSVRDLATRFKISGMTVQRALAILREDGLILTTSRGSYARDPEQAPEASGADAAVDLPQVLRQLEHLTSQVSDLRSRLEALEGRSVPGGA, from the coding sequence ATGAGCGCTGAAATCTCGAAAGACGACCCGAGACCGGAGTCCGAGCAGGCGGCCGACATCCTGCGGCAGGAGATCTTGCGTGGCGACATCAAGCCGGGGGCCCACGTAGGCTCCGTACGAGACTTGGCCACACGGTTCAAAATCTCGGGAATGACCGTGCAGCGAGCCCTTGCGATCCTGCGTGAGGATGGGCTCATCCTGACCACGTCGCGCGGCAGCTACGCACGCGACCCGGAGCAAGCCCCTGAAGCCAGCGGAGCCGACGCGGCTGTCGACCTTCCCCAGGTCCTGCGTCAGCTCGAACATCTCACCTCCCAAGTCTCGGACCTTCGCAGCAGGCTCGAAGCGCTCGAAGGTCGCTCCGTGCCGGGTGGTGCTTGA
- a CDS encoding bifunctional DNA primase/polymerase, with amino-acid sequence MNRHLLYAALAAAEQGWAVLPLRPGDKRPALHGEDVCPGIGDCAGGHRKWEERATIDPDRIRRAWGNLPFNVGIATGPSGLVVVDLDMPKRKSSADTPHGVTTFRALCERAGQAVPTTRTVRTAGGGVHLYFTTPPGVRLGNTAGRLGKRIDTRAWGGYVVAPGSLTHAGAYAIVNDMPPAPLPEWLCASLTVRQASRALMAAPLAVRASRYAASGLNAETASVRQAPEGERNATLLRAARALGRFVAWGDLPREQVEEALQLAGEHAGLSPRSCEATIRSGLDWSIPRNSQRRAA; translated from the coding sequence ATGAACCGTCACCTCCTGTACGCCGCTCTCGCCGCTGCCGAGCAGGGATGGGCCGTCCTCCCACTCCGTCCCGGCGACAAGCGTCCGGCCCTGCACGGTGAAGACGTCTGCCCCGGCATCGGGGACTGCGCGGGCGGTCACCGGAAGTGGGAAGAGCGCGCCACCATCGACCCGGATCGCATCCGCCGCGCGTGGGGCAACCTGCCGTTCAATGTGGGCATCGCGACCGGTCCGTCTGGGCTGGTCGTCGTCGACCTCGACATGCCCAAGCGGAAGAGCAGTGCGGACACGCCTCACGGCGTGACGACCTTCAGGGCGCTCTGCGAGCGCGCCGGACAGGCTGTGCCCACTACGCGCACGGTGCGGACTGCCGGCGGTGGGGTGCATCTGTACTTCACCACCCCGCCCGGCGTCCGGCTCGGCAACACCGCCGGACGACTCGGCAAGCGTATCGACACCCGCGCGTGGGGTGGCTACGTCGTCGCCCCCGGAAGCCTCACCCACGCTGGCGCCTACGCGATCGTGAACGACATGCCGCCCGCGCCCCTGCCGGAATGGCTGTGCGCCTCCCTGACGGTTCGTCAGGCTTCGCGGGCATTGATGGCTGCACCGTTGGCCGTTCGAGCCTCTCGCTACGCCGCATCGGGCTTGAACGCCGAAACCGCGTCCGTTCGGCAGGCGCCGGAGGGTGAGCGCAACGCCACCCTGCTCCGAGCGGCGCGAGCCTTGGGGCGGTTCGTCGCGTGGGGCGACCTCCCCAGGGAGCAGGTTGAGGAGGCTCTTCAGTTGGCAGGGGAGCACGCCGGTCTGTCGCCGCGGTCGTGTGAGGCGACCATTCGCAGCGGTCTGGACTGGTCCATTCCTCGCAACAGTCAGCGGAGGGCGGCATGA
- a CDS encoding metallophosphoesterase, translating to MRARYGVPLGIAAVGAAGLAYSAGFEARSFRLRRVTVPVLPAGMRPLRVLQVSDIHMVGGQRKKQRWLRSLAGLRPDFVINTGDNLSDPEAVPEVLDSLGPLMEFPGAYVFGSNDYYGPMFRNPVRYLYEKAQGRHGLNGNPPAVRVVHNPWEDLRDGFDAAGWQNLTNTRGMLKIEGVSVELTGLDDPHIKRDRYAEVAGGPSAAADFSMGVVHAPYLRALDAFAADDYPLILAGHTHGGQVCLPFYGAFVTNCDLDTDRVKGLSRHTAEGRTSYLHVSAGCGANRYTPVRFACPPEVSLLTLVARG from the coding sequence ATGCGCGCGCGATACGGAGTCCCCCTGGGAATCGCGGCGGTTGGCGCCGCCGGACTGGCCTACTCCGCGGGTTTCGAAGCCCGCTCCTTCCGTCTGCGACGGGTGACGGTCCCCGTCCTGCCTGCCGGTATGCGCCCGTTGCGGGTGCTTCAGGTCTCCGACATCCACATGGTCGGCGGCCAGCGCAAGAAGCAGCGCTGGCTGCGCTCGCTGGCGGGCCTGCGCCCCGACTTCGTGATCAACACGGGCGACAACCTGTCGGACCCGGAGGCCGTGCCGGAGGTGCTGGACTCGCTGGGCCCGCTGATGGAGTTCCCGGGGGCGTACGTCTTCGGCTCGAACGACTACTACGGGCCCATGTTCCGCAACCCCGTCCGCTATCTGTACGAGAAGGCCCAGGGCCGTCACGGCCTGAACGGCAACCCGCCCGCCGTGAGGGTCGTCCACAACCCGTGGGAGGACCTGCGGGACGGTTTCGACGCGGCGGGCTGGCAGAACCTCACGAACACGCGGGGCATGCTGAAGATCGAGGGCGTGTCGGTGGAGCTGACGGGCCTGGACGACCCGCACATCAAGCGGGACCGGTACGCGGAGGTGGCGGGCGGTCCGTCGGCCGCGGCGGACTTCTCGATGGGCGTGGTCCACGCCCCGTACCTCCGCGCCCTGGACGCCTTCGCCGCCGACGACTACCCGCTGATCCTGGCCGGCCACACCCACGGCGGCCAGGTCTGCCTCCCCTTCTACGGCGCGTTCGTGACCAACTGCGACCTGGACACCGACCGGGTGAAGGGCCTGTCCCGGCACACCGCCGAGGGCAGGACGTCGTATCTGCACGTGTCGGCGGGGTGTGGGGCGAACCGGTACACACCGGTGCGGTTCGCTTGCCCGCCGGAGGTGTCGTTGCTGACGTTGGTGGCGCGGGGGTAG
- a CDS encoding DUF3631 domain-containing protein, which translates to MSSNPPASAMDGSALLDEVEAFHRRFNIFPLEAAYVAVTLWDAHAHLLDCFDSTPRLAFLSPEPGSGKSRALEIVETLVPQPMVAVNASASALFRAVSGMEGRPTILFDEIDTVFGPKAGENEQLRGFLNAGHRRSGVMWRCVGDGANQQVQEFPSFCGVAVAGLGSLPDTILTRSVIVRMRRRAPNERVEPFRQRIHEKEGHVLRDRLAAWAQSVRHLVDGVFPALPEGVSDRPADVWEPLLAIADAAGGEWPERARAACIELVNAAKTSDKGSIGIRLLTDLRDYVFNGIDRLPTVAILDRLHSLEEAPWADMSGKPLDARGLSRMLREYMTADNTPIAARNIKAGGSVMKGYYATDLHDAWQRYCPPPAESALLPLPPLPSRSEP; encoded by the coding sequence ATGAGCTCCAATCCGCCGGCATCCGCCATGGACGGCTCCGCACTGCTCGATGAAGTCGAAGCCTTCCACCGCCGCTTCAACATCTTTCCCCTCGAAGCGGCGTACGTCGCCGTGACGCTGTGGGACGCGCATGCCCACCTGCTCGACTGCTTCGATTCCACACCGCGGCTCGCGTTCCTCTCCCCGGAGCCGGGTTCGGGCAAGTCCCGTGCGCTGGAGATTGTGGAAACCCTCGTGCCGCAACCGATGGTCGCGGTCAACGCCTCCGCCTCCGCGCTCTTCCGCGCGGTGTCCGGGATGGAGGGACGGCCCACGATCCTCTTCGACGAGATCGACACCGTATTCGGGCCCAAGGCAGGAGAGAACGAGCAACTCCGAGGGTTCCTCAACGCAGGCCACCGCCGCTCCGGCGTCATGTGGCGCTGCGTCGGCGACGGAGCCAACCAGCAAGTACAGGAGTTCCCCTCGTTCTGCGGAGTCGCGGTCGCCGGACTCGGCTCGCTGCCCGACACGATCCTGACCCGCTCGGTCATCGTCCGCATGCGCCGCCGCGCTCCCAACGAGCGTGTCGAGCCGTTTCGTCAGCGCATCCACGAGAAAGAGGGACACGTGCTGCGCGACCGCCTCGCCGCATGGGCACAGTCCGTCCGCCACCTGGTCGACGGAGTGTTCCCAGCACTGCCGGAGGGAGTCAGCGACCGGCCTGCGGACGTGTGGGAGCCCCTGCTCGCTATCGCGGATGCAGCGGGCGGCGAGTGGCCGGAGCGGGCCCGCGCCGCCTGCATCGAACTGGTCAACGCGGCCAAGACCAGCGACAAGGGCAGCATCGGCATCCGCCTGTTGACCGACCTGCGCGACTACGTGTTCAACGGCATCGACCGCCTGCCTACCGTCGCTATCCTCGACAGGCTCCACAGCCTCGAAGAGGCGCCGTGGGCCGACATGAGCGGCAAGCCGCTCGATGCCCGCGGGCTGTCGAGGATGCTGCGGGAGTACATGACCGCGGACAACACCCCCATCGCGGCCCGCAACATCAAGGCGGGTGGCAGCGTGATGAAGGGCTATTACGCGACGGACCTTCACGACGCGTGGCAGCGGTACTGCCCACCCCCCGCGGAATCTGCGCTACTTCCGCTACCTCCGCTACCGAGCAGGTCAGAGCCCTAG
- a CDS encoding transcriptional regulator: MNAATFAAVFVALYVAHSVGDHWVQTSHQSAQKGRPGWVGRLADARHVATLTATKLVILLPVVWLLDLRLSVSGIVAGFGIDAITHWWADRRSTLAWLARVTGKGEFYRLGAPRAGRDDNPHIGTGAYALDQSFHHLWLLVAALVIATV; this comes from the coding sequence ATGAACGCGGCCACCTTCGCCGCCGTGTTTGTAGCCCTCTACGTCGCCCACAGCGTGGGGGACCACTGGGTGCAGACCTCTCACCAGTCCGCGCAGAAGGGCCGTCCCGGCTGGGTCGGCCGTCTCGCGGACGCCCGGCACGTCGCCACGCTGACCGCTACCAAGCTGGTCATTTTGTTGCCGGTCGTCTGGCTGCTGGATCTGCGCCTGTCGGTGTCCGGCATCGTCGCCGGGTTCGGCATCGACGCCATCACGCATTGGTGGGCCGACCGTCGCAGCACGCTCGCGTGGCTGGCCCGGGTGACCGGCAAGGGCGAGTTCTACCGGCTCGGTGCCCCGCGCGCCGGCCGTGACGACAACCCGCACATCGGGACTGGCGCGTACGCGCTTGACCAGTCCTTCCATCACCTGTGGCTCCTGGTTGCTGCGCTCGTCATCGCCACCGTCTGA
- a CDS encoding Pr6Pr family membrane protein, with product MTAPIPRDIPDLPAIPGVPAFLPSPVPATAVVTPVRHPVAAVFRVLVALVAVATVTLEILLSSPVRALSYFSVQSAVLVAAVFLLSARRAWKARRPLPSALTGATLLYATITGLVYHLLLTNASSPFALTGAAANPTGWHAVTTHLLHTAIPAAAAADWLFLTAPGRLHLRQAASWLLYPLAYLLFTFTRGELILPGTPGRYLYPFLDVDLHGYKSVLGNALLLGLSIYALAILLVALDHARPNPIRHRAKTGFRLQPPVG from the coding sequence ATGACCGCGCCGATACCCAGGGACATCCCGGACCTCCCCGCCATCCCGGGCGTGCCCGCCTTCCTGCCCTCCCCCGTCCCTGCGACGGCGGTGGTGACGCCCGTACGTCACCCCGTGGCCGCCGTCTTCCGTGTACTGGTGGCACTGGTCGCCGTGGCGACCGTGACGTTGGAAATACTGCTGAGCAGCCCGGTCCGCGCCCTGAGCTACTTCTCGGTGCAGAGCGCGGTCCTCGTGGCCGCGGTGTTCCTGCTGTCGGCCCGCCGAGCGTGGAAGGCCCGTCGCCCCCTGCCCTCGGCTCTGACGGGCGCGACACTGCTCTACGCCACGATCACGGGACTGGTCTACCACCTGCTCCTGACGAACGCGTCGAGCCCGTTCGCCCTGACGGGCGCGGCGGCGAACCCGACGGGCTGGCACGCGGTGACCACGCACCTGCTGCACACGGCGATCCCGGCGGCGGCAGCGGCGGACTGGCTGTTCCTGACGGCACCGGGCCGCCTGCACCTGCGGCAGGCGGCGAGCTGGCTCCTCTATCCCCTGGCCTACCTGCTGTTCACCTTCACCCGAGGCGAACTGATCCTGCCGGGCACGCCGGGCCGCTACCTCTACCCCTTCCTGGACGTCGACCTCCACGGCTACAAGAGCGTCCTGGGCAACGCTCTCCTCCTCGGCCTGTCCATCTACGCCCTCGCGATCCTCCTGGTCGCCCTCGACCACGCCCGCCCGAACCCCATCCGCCACCGCGCCAAAACCGGATTTCGTCTCCAGCCACCGGTGGGCTAA
- a CDS encoding LacI family DNA-binding transcriptional regulator translates to MGFVEDRGTYWRGRYKIAPGKYGTVADDQGNTIRFRTKREAKQAADAEEAKVRAGAWKDPAAGQITFGEYASRWYAAQDLAASTMQNYRRHLEEHLLPEFEDRSLASIQRTDVDAWEKKEKALYAVSSVKTWRGTLHLVLEDAVDDELISANPATKRRGRGKRAGRSRDRGPEKVVTDSLGILLSAERAALLAGRDDEFVAVVTKGYTGMRWGEIVGLETEFIRRAALRVEWQLYELDSGEFERCPPKDDSYRTIDAPTWLTRLWTGHIARTQPKPCSCHGNTYMFRGQGVSRTGETGAKVVDVARRAGVSTGTVSNVLNRPDVVAEATRARVREAIDALGFTRGGGAVDQAEHWRRNGFATWLFTPAVSGWYPKKAPQEARPVPVLAAPWPGVPARGRGAQGRADSCWLPIAKGLTPHGLRHTHKTRMEGFRTPPKLMDERMGHIDGSVQARYTHITREMREELMANLTMEWEASLDARLAMRPTSPVGVLNALLQERLRARR, encoded by the coding sequence ATGGGGTTCGTAGAAGACCGCGGCACGTACTGGCGTGGCCGCTACAAAATCGCACCGGGCAAGTACGGCACGGTAGCCGACGACCAGGGAAACACCATCCGCTTCCGAACGAAGCGCGAAGCCAAGCAGGCCGCCGATGCTGAAGAGGCGAAGGTACGCGCGGGTGCCTGGAAGGATCCGGCGGCGGGACAGATCACCTTTGGTGAGTACGCCTCCCGGTGGTACGCCGCTCAGGATCTCGCTGCCTCAACCATGCAGAACTACCGTCGCCATCTGGAAGAACACCTACTCCCCGAGTTTGAAGACCGCTCGCTCGCTTCGATCCAACGCACGGATGTCGACGCATGGGAGAAGAAGGAGAAGGCGCTCTACGCCGTGTCGAGCGTGAAGACGTGGCGCGGCACGCTTCACCTGGTCCTCGAAGATGCAGTGGACGACGAACTCATCAGCGCGAACCCAGCGACCAAGCGGCGAGGCAGAGGGAAGCGCGCGGGCCGCTCGCGTGACCGCGGGCCCGAGAAGGTCGTCACGGATTCGCTCGGCATTCTTCTGAGCGCTGAGCGCGCCGCCCTACTAGCCGGACGGGACGACGAATTCGTTGCTGTCGTGACCAAGGGCTACACCGGGATGCGGTGGGGCGAAATCGTGGGCTTGGAGACCGAGTTCATCCGTCGCGCTGCTCTCCGTGTGGAGTGGCAGCTCTACGAACTCGACTCGGGAGAGTTCGAGCGCTGCCCACCCAAAGACGACAGCTACCGCACCATCGACGCTCCGACTTGGCTAACTCGGCTTTGGACAGGCCACATTGCCCGCACCCAACCGAAGCCCTGCTCCTGCCACGGAAACACCTACATGTTCCGTGGGCAGGGCGTCTCCCGAACGGGGGAGACCGGCGCGAAGGTGGTGGACGTAGCGAGACGTGCCGGCGTCTCGACAGGCACCGTGTCCAATGTCCTCAACCGGCCGGACGTCGTCGCCGAAGCCACCAGGGCCCGCGTGCGGGAAGCCATCGACGCCCTCGGCTTCACCCGAGGAGGGGGAGCCGTCGACCAGGCCGAGCACTGGCGACGGAACGGATTCGCTACCTGGCTCTTCACCCCGGCCGTCTCCGGCTGGTACCCGAAGAAGGCGCCACAGGAAGCGCGACCGGTGCCCGTGCTCGCCGCCCCCTGGCCCGGTGTCCCAGCGCGGGGGAGGGGCGCACAGGGGAGGGCGGATAGTTGTTGGCTGCCGATCGCGAAGGGGCTCACACCCCACGGGCTACGCCACACGCACAAGACGCGCATGGAGGGGTTCCGCACCCCGCCGAAGCTCATGGATGAGCGCATGGGGCACATCGACGGCTCGGTTCAGGCCCGCTACACGCACATCACGCGAGAGATGCGGGAAGAGCTCATGGCGAACCTGACCATGGAGTGGGAGGCATCCCTCGACGCCCGGTTGGCGATGCGCCCCACGTCTCCGGTTGGCGTGCTCAACGCCCTCTTGCAGGAGCGTCTGAGAGCACGTCGATAG
- a CDS encoding DUF2637 domain-containing protein: MTTQTIERPAVPPLTRPEMGLAGLGALAAAGVGALGLISSFDAVSAAALRWGFGEPWMLPVGIDVAIPVFTVANLLLIRMDMALAWVRFVPWALTLITCGLNIAAGQSLSAKVAHGTMPLLWVVFSEIGAHIYAVRIGAATGRRMEKIRFSRWLLAFPSTFALWRRMTLWEVTSYSEALKREKERQLARADLREQYGRKWRSKTPRRERVMLRMGDLAPASEQETPAPPPVDTPPALPTKPKPRPVRRTLDKGKPKAQRTFEDLLTEARTATAEWTEAELTADRIRTAVHVSQANARKLREVLKTERAEGQSLRAVDDNAVTGSRQDDASAEAA, from the coding sequence ATGACGACACAGACCATCGAGCGTCCGGCCGTGCCGCCGCTCACCCGCCCGGAAATGGGGCTCGCCGGACTCGGGGCGCTTGCCGCGGCCGGGGTCGGCGCGCTCGGTCTGATCTCTTCTTTCGACGCGGTGTCCGCTGCCGCGCTGCGGTGGGGGTTCGGTGAGCCGTGGATGCTGCCGGTCGGTATCGACGTGGCCATCCCCGTGTTCACTGTGGCCAACCTGCTGTTGATCCGGATGGACATGGCGCTCGCGTGGGTCCGGTTCGTTCCCTGGGCGCTCACGTTGATCACGTGCGGGCTGAACATCGCGGCTGGGCAGTCCCTGTCCGCGAAGGTCGCGCATGGCACGATGCCGTTGCTGTGGGTGGTGTTCTCCGAGATCGGCGCGCACATCTACGCCGTCCGGATCGGCGCCGCGACCGGCCGCCGGATGGAGAAGATCCGGTTCTCCCGCTGGCTGCTTGCCTTCCCTTCCACCTTCGCGCTGTGGCGCCGCATGACGCTGTGGGAGGTCACCTCCTACTCCGAGGCGCTGAAGCGGGAGAAGGAACGGCAGTTGGCCCGTGCGGACCTGCGCGAGCAGTACGGCCGCAAGTGGCGCTCGAAGACCCCGCGGCGCGAGCGCGTGATGCTGCGCATGGGCGACCTCGCGCCCGCCTCCGAGCAGGAGACACCCGCACCGCCCCCGGTGGACACCCCGCCGGCACTCCCGACCAAGCCCAAGCCTCGCCCGGTCCGCCGGACTCTCGACAAGGGCAAGCCCAAGGCGCAGCGCACCTTCGAGGACCTGTTGACCGAGGCACGCACGGCCACCGCGGAGTGGACCGAGGCGGAACTGACCGCCGACCGCATCCGCACCGCCGTGCACGTCTCACAGGCCAATGCCCGCAAGCTGCGGGAGGTGTTGAAGACTGAGCGCGCTGAGGGTCAGTCGCTGCGCGCGGTCGACGACAACGCCGTTACCGGTTCGCGTCAGGATGACGCCTCGGCTGAGGCTGCCTGA
- a CDS encoding cell division protein FtsK produces the protein MKHPDDDNELFDRLEAEMTADSRPDSGGEVVDLDKARSARTESADPTTRPDSDWSADSNPGRSGAESDDPTARVMVDQPTTAVGPGYLGRLLAAKRRAVVPEWLRSTAELKTATAWVARHYAHSLGYHALRSPVYAARLTLQAPSGAAKFVGATMRWVADREGEPVRLAAVRREDAAEYLKLSRQRDGRVRLRTLVAVLAMFIGLGSALAIYVLAPDWLQALSVGAVVMALGAAGRKADAPVIHRAVELPTAVKLTSDIVLRALGSLGIPAINQAQGKGRDGFEFTAPITRDGPGWRAEGNLPFGVTVTDIIERRERLASGLRRPLGCVWPEAVPNEHTGHLVLWVGDQDMSKAKKPAWPLLKSGSVDLFKPVAFGTDQRGRWVEITLMYIAAVIGAIPRMGKTFLLRLLLLIAALDPRAELHTYDLKGTGDLDPVGNAVSHRHRAGDEEDDIEYAVRDLRALREELRRRAKMIRSLPRDICPESKVTSQLADMKSLGLHPIVVGVDECQVWFEHEKYGKELEEICTDLVKRGPATGIVLLLATQRPDAKALPTGISANASARFCLKVMGQLENDMVLGTSAYKRGVRATMFSWGDKGIHYFVGEGADARIVGSVYVDAPAAEAIAARARKTRELAGTLSGHALGEEPEVDETSAYDLLRDILAVVPADEPKVWSETVVSRLADLRPDVYGGWDAEGLAAALKPYGIATGQVWGKTESGKGANRRGIERARVTAAIAERDGNRDAG, from the coding sequence GTGAAGCACCCCGACGACGACAACGAACTCTTCGACCGACTCGAAGCCGAGATGACCGCCGACTCCCGCCCCGACTCCGGGGGCGAGGTAGTCGACCTCGACAAGGCACGGTCGGCCCGTACCGAGTCGGCCGACCCGACTACCCGACCCGACTCCGACTGGTCGGCCGACTCCAACCCGGGTCGGTCGGGTGCCGAGTCGGACGACCCGACCGCCCGCGTGATGGTCGACCAGCCGACGACCGCGGTCGGTCCGGGCTACCTCGGTCGGCTCCTCGCCGCGAAGCGCCGTGCGGTCGTTCCCGAGTGGCTGCGCTCCACCGCGGAACTGAAGACGGCTACGGCGTGGGTGGCCCGCCACTACGCCCACTCGCTCGGCTATCACGCGCTGCGCTCCCCGGTCTACGCCGCACGGCTCACGCTTCAGGCGCCGTCCGGTGCCGCGAAGTTCGTGGGCGCCACGATGCGGTGGGTGGCCGACCGCGAGGGCGAGCCGGTCCGACTCGCAGCGGTCCGGCGCGAGGACGCTGCCGAGTACCTGAAGCTGTCGCGACAGCGTGACGGACGGGTCCGACTCCGGACGCTGGTCGCCGTGCTCGCGATGTTCATCGGGCTCGGCTCCGCGCTCGCCATCTACGTGCTCGCCCCCGACTGGCTTCAGGCACTGTCGGTCGGCGCGGTCGTGATGGCGCTCGGTGCGGCCGGACGTAAGGCGGATGCCCCGGTCATCCACCGCGCGGTGGAACTGCCCACCGCGGTCAAGCTCACATCGGACATTGTGCTGCGGGCGCTCGGCTCGCTCGGCATCCCCGCCATCAACCAGGCGCAGGGCAAGGGCCGGGACGGCTTCGAGTTCACCGCTCCAATCACCCGCGACGGACCCGGCTGGCGTGCGGAAGGCAACCTCCCCTTCGGCGTCACCGTGACCGACATCATCGAGCGGCGCGAGCGACTCGCGTCCGGTCTGCGCCGCCCGCTGGGCTGTGTCTGGCCGGAGGCGGTCCCGAACGAGCACACCGGTCACCTCGTGCTGTGGGTCGGCGACCAGGACATGTCCAAGGCCAAGAAGCCCGCCTGGCCGCTGCTCAAGTCCGGCAGCGTGGACCTGTTCAAGCCGGTCGCGTTCGGCACCGACCAGCGCGGACGCTGGGTCGAGATCACGCTCATGTACATCGCGGCCGTCATCGGCGCGATCCCCCGCATGGGCAAAACCTTCCTGCTCCGTCTCCTGCTCCTCATCGCGGCCCTGGATCCGCGCGCTGAGCTGCACACCTACGACCTCAAGGGCACCGGCGACCTGGACCCGGTCGGCAACGCCGTGAGCCACCGGCACCGCGCCGGAGACGAAGAGGACGACATCGAGTACGCGGTCCGTGACCTGCGTGCGCTGCGCGAGGAACTGCGGCGCCGCGCCAAGATGATCCGCTCCCTGCCGCGGGACATCTGCCCCGAGTCCAAGGTGACTTCCCAGCTCGCGGACATGAAGTCGCTGGGACTGCACCCGATCGTGGTCGGGGTGGATGAGTGCCAGGTCTGGTTCGAGCACGAGAAGTACGGCAAGGAGCTCGAAGAGATCTGCACCGACCTGGTCAAGCGCGGCCCGGCTACCGGAATCGTGTTGCTGCTCGCGACGCAGCGGCCGGATGCGAAGGCGCTGCCCACGGGCATCAGCGCGAACGCGTCGGCCCGGTTCTGCCTGAAGGTCATGGGCCAGCTGGAGAACGACATGGTGCTGGGCACGTCCGCGTACAAGCGGGGTGTGCGCGCCACCATGTTCAGCTGGGGTGACAAGGGCATTCACTACTTCGTCGGCGAGGGCGCGGACGCCCGGATCGTCGGCTCGGTATACGTGGATGCCCCGGCCGCCGAAGCCATCGCGGCCCGCGCCCGCAAGACCCGCGAACTCGCCGGCACGCTCTCCGGCCACGCGCTCGGGGAAGAGCCGGAGGTCGACGAGACCAGCGCGTACGACCTGTTGCGCGACATCCTCGCCGTCGTCCCGGCCGACGAGCCCAAAGTGTGGTCCGAAACCGTCGTCTCCCGCCTCGCCGACCTGCGGCCGGACGTGTACGGCGGCTGGGACGCCGAGGGACTCGCCGCAGCCCTGAAGCCGTACGGCATCGCCACGGGCCAGGTGTGGGGCAAGACGGAGTCCGGCAAGGGCGCCAACCGGCGTGGCATCGAGCGCGCTCGGGTCACCGCCGCAATTGCGGAGCGTGACGGAAACCGAGACGCGGGCTGA
- a CDS encoding GatB/YqeY domain-containing protein: protein MTTLKSKLQEDLNAAIKGRDELRSSTLRMTLAAITNEEVAGKEKRELSDDEVLKVITKEAKKRREAADAFAKGGRAESAEREKAEGGVLAEYLPKQLSDDELNAIVAQAVEEAKAAGAEGPRAMGAVMKIVNPKVAGLAEGGRVAAAVKKLLAG from the coding sequence ATGACCACGCTCAAGTCGAAGCTGCAGGAAGACCTCAACGCCGCGATCAAGGGGCGCGACGAGCTGCGCTCCTCGACGCTCCGGATGACGCTCGCCGCGATCACCAACGAGGAGGTCGCGGGCAAGGAGAAGCGCGAGCTCTCCGACGACGAGGTCCTGAAGGTGATCACCAAGGAGGCCAAGAAGCGCCGCGAGGCCGCGGACGCCTTCGCCAAGGGTGGTCGGGCCGAGTCCGCCGAGCGGGAGAAGGCGGAGGGCGGGGTGCTCGCCGAGTATCTGCCCAAGCAGCTCAGCGACGACGAGCTGAACGCCATCGTGGCCCAGGCCGTCGAGGAGGCGAAGGCCGCCGGCGCCGAGGGGCCGCGGGCCATGGGCGCCGTCATGAAAATCGTGAACCCGAAGGTCGCGGGCCTGGCCGAGGGCGGCCGGGTCGCCGCGGCCGTGAAGAAGCTCCTGGCCGGCTGA